From the Anaerolineae bacterium genome, one window contains:
- a CDS encoding DUF4013 domain-containing protein: MDVGKSFSYVFEDEQWLTKVLIGGLFMLASVVLVGIPFVLGYIVETLRNIMEGQAKPLPEWVDLGEKFKKGLLLAAILIVWGIPIWIIACFQAVITAIIGDSSSAAGFVTAISCLTSVLSILWGIIMALLEPAIFTRFALKPEFSSGFAFEELWRFTVENIGNVIIAVLLSIVASFIAGFGVILCGVGVFLTSFWAYLVMAHLFGQVYLQRKGGAGEELTAAL, encoded by the coding sequence ATGGACGTCGGCAAATCTTTTTCGTACGTTTTCGAGGATGAGCAATGGCTCACCAAGGTGCTCATCGGCGGCCTGTTCATGTTGGCTTCCGTGGTGTTGGTCGGCATCCCCTTTGTCCTGGGCTATATCGTAGAGACCTTACGCAATATCATGGAAGGCCAGGCAAAGCCCCTGCCCGAGTGGGTGGATCTGGGGGAAAAGTTCAAAAAGGGCCTGCTCCTGGCGGCCATCCTCATCGTGTGGGGCATTCCCATCTGGATCATCGCCTGCTTCCAGGCAGTGATCACAGCCATTATAGGGGACAGCTCTTCCGCCGCCGGCTTTGTGACAGCCATCTCCTGCCTCACCTCCGTCCTGAGCATCTTGTGGGGCATCATTATGGCCTTGCTTGAGCCGGCCATCTTCACCCGCTTCGCCCTGAAGCCGGAATTCAGCTCCGGCTTCGCCTTCGAGGAACTGTGGCGCTTCACGGTGGAGAACATTGGCAACGTGATCATCGCCGTTCTGCTCTCCATCGTGGCCTCGTTCATCGCAGGTTTTGGTGTCATCCTGTGCGGCGTGGGCGTCTTCCTGACCTCTTTCTGGGCGTATCTGGTCATGGCGCATCTGTTCGGCCAGGTCTATTTGCAGCGCAAGGGGGGCGCCGGCGAGGAACTGACGGCCGCATTGTAA
- a CDS encoding long-chain fatty acid--CoA ligase translates to MERPWLRFYEEGVPHTIDYPPYLLHELLDHTVERFPDRPAMIFGAAVGSRLLTRAITYRELGQLADRFAAGLQSLGVKKGDRVSIQLPNCPQFPIAFYGTLKAGGVVVSTSPLYVAREIEYQLRDAGVQVMVTLTRNFPDVEKARPHTPLRHVIVTNIKEYFPAPLKLLFSLAVEKKEGHYLKLPERPGNIWFQDFLAKAPAKPEPVHIDQEDLALLQYTGGTTGVSKGAMLTHRNMVVNTIQVRSWLTDTKEGQEVALCAAPFFHVYGMTVGMSFSVYVGATMVLMANPRHVDEMLMLIDKFRPTVFPGVPTMYVTINNHPDVAAGKYHLRSIRACISGSAPLPVEVKAKFEELTGGKLVEGYGLTEAAPVTHCNPIYGLNKAGSIGLPFPDVDAKIVDLETGEKELPVGEIGELVLRGPQVMKGYWNMPEETAIALRNGWLYTGDVAKMDEDGYFYIVDRKKDMIISGGFNIYPREIEDVLYEHPAVKEAVAAGVPDEYRGEMLKVYIVLKEGMTATEEEIIEFCRQRLAKYKVPRAVEFRTELPKTLVGKFLRRALVEEERRRLEEKKKQQQA, encoded by the coding sequence ATGGAAAGGCCCTGGTTGCGGTTCTATGAGGAGGGGGTGCCCCACACCATCGACTACCCACCCTACTTACTGCACGAACTGCTGGACCACACCGTGGAGCGTTTCCCGGATCGACCGGCCATGATCTTCGGCGCGGCCGTGGGCTCCCGACTGCTTACCCGTGCCATCACCTATCGGGAGCTGGGGCAACTGGCCGACCGGTTCGCCGCCGGCCTCCAAAGCCTGGGCGTGAAAAAGGGAGACCGAGTCTCCATCCAACTCCCCAACTGTCCCCAGTTCCCGATCGCCTTCTACGGCACGTTGAAGGCCGGCGGTGTGGTCGTGTCTACCAGCCCCCTGTATGTGGCGCGGGAGATCGAGTACCAGTTGCGCGATGCCGGCGTCCAGGTCATGGTGACCCTGACCCGTAACTTCCCTGACGTGGAAAAGGCGCGTCCGCATACCCCTCTGCGCCACGTTATCGTCACCAACATCAAGGAATACTTCCCCGCACCGCTCAAACTGCTCTTCTCTCTGGCGGTGGAGAAGAAAGAAGGGCACTATCTCAAACTGCCGGAGCGCCCGGGCAACATCTGGTTCCAGGACTTCCTGGCGAAGGCGCCGGCCAAACCGGAACCCGTCCATATAGACCAGGAGGACCTGGCCCTGCTCCAGTATACCGGCGGCACCACTGGCGTCTCCAAGGGCGCAATGCTCACCCACCGCAATATGGTGGTCAACACCATCCAGGTGCGCTCCTGGCTGACCGACACCAAAGAGGGCCAGGAGGTTGCCCTCTGTGCCGCGCCCTTCTTCCACGTGTACGGCATGACGGTGGGCATGAGCTTCAGCGTCTATGTCGGCGCCACCATGGTGCTGATGGCCAACCCGCGCCATGTAGATGAAATGCTGATGCTCATTGACAAGTTCCGGCCCACGGTCTTCCCCGGCGTGCCGACCATGTACGTGACGATCAACAATCACCCGGATGTGGCCGCCGGCAAATATCACCTGCGCTCCATCCGCGCCTGCATCAGCGGCTCCGCGCCCCTGCCCGTCGAGGTCAAAGCCAAGTTCGAGGAGCTGACGGGCGGCAAACTGGTGGAGGGCTACGGCCTGACCGAGGCGGCACCGGTCACCCACTGCAACCCGATCTACGGGTTGAACAAGGCCGGCTCCATTGGCCTGCCCTTCCCCGATGTGGACGCCAAGATCGTCGATTTGGAAACAGGCGAGAAGGAACTGCCGGTGGGCGAGATCGGCGAGCTGGTCCTGCGCGGCCCGCAGGTGATGAAAGGCTACTGGAACATGCCGGAGGAAACGGCCATCGCCCTCCGCAACGGCTGGCTGTACACCGGCGATGTGGCGAAAATGGATGAGGATGGCTATTTCTATATCGTGGACCGCAAGAAGGATATGATCATCTCCGGCGGGTTCAACATCTACCCGCGCGAGATCGAGGATGTGCTCTATGAACATCCGGCGGTGAAGGAGGCGGTGGCCGCCGGCGTTCCCGATGAGTACCGCGGCGAGATGCTCAAGGTCTATATCGTGTTGAAAGAGGGCATGACGGCGACGGAGGAGGAAATCATCGAGTTCTGCCGTCAGCGTCTGGCCAAGTACAAGGTGCCGCGAGCGGTGGAATTCCGTACCGAACTGCCGAAGACCCTGGTGGGCAAGTTCCTGCGCCGCGCCCTGGTGGAGGAAGAGCGCCGCCGGCTGGAGGAGAAGAAGAAGCAACAGCAGGCCTGA